From a single Candidatus Defluviilinea gracilis genomic region:
- a CDS encoding RNA polymerase sigma factor yields the protein MTIPHYPSMDDAHLARLARAEPEAFAELYRRHVASVYRYHMAHTGNVHDAEDLTSQTFMAALEGIRSYRGAAPYIAWLMGIASRLRRRLFRRTKPEVPLNAALHIPTPSLPTDKSAFQRLERTQIINAIKQLSSDRAEALILCFFSGLSFAEAGSALGKSEAAVKMLVSRGLQDLRARSSIALEMDYE from the coding sequence ATGACCATCCCTCACTACCCGTCTATGGACGATGCTCACCTTGCGCGGCTGGCGCGCGCCGAGCCAGAGGCGTTTGCCGAGTTATATCGCCGTCACGTTGCGAGCGTCTATCGCTATCATATGGCGCACACGGGAAACGTCCACGATGCGGAGGATCTCACTTCGCAGACGTTCATGGCGGCGTTGGAGGGGATACGATCCTATCGCGGCGCGGCTCCGTATATTGCGTGGCTGATGGGAATCGCGTCGAGGCTTCGCAGACGCTTGTTTCGGCGCACCAAGCCTGAGGTCCCGTTGAATGCGGCGCTTCACATCCCGACTCCCAGCCTGCCTACCGACAAGTCGGCTTTTCAACGCCTCGAGCGGACTCAGATCATCAACGCGATCAAACAACTCAGCAGTGACCGCGCCGAAGCGTTGATCCTATGTTTCTTCAGCGGACTCAGTTTCGCCGAAGCGGGGTCGGCGCTGGGCAAAAGTGAAGCCGCCGTCAAAATGCTCGTCTCGCGCGGACTGCAAGACCTGCGCGCGCGTTCTTCCATTGCATTGGAGATGGACTATGAATAA
- the gcvPB gene encoding aminomethyl-transferring glycine dehydrogenase subunit GcvPB has protein sequence MVSNSSASSAGLTNTVPPLSAKIVEPTIFDLSSPGRVGVRMPESDVPAAESPPPHLLRSELPLPELAEVDVVRHYVRLSKFNYSVDGGFYPLGSCTMKYNPKINEDTCRLPGFVFTHPLQPVETVQGNLALMYQLQEMLKEISGFAGVTLQPAAGAHGEFTGVLMMRAYHKSRGDDKRVKMLIPDAAHGTNPASVGMMGMTVVTIPSDERGNVDLKKLEEACDDTVVGMMLTNPNTLGMFDEHIEKVIALVHGCGGLMYGDGANLNPLLGIVRPGDLGFDVMHFNLHKTFAVPHGGGGPGVGPVGVGPKLVDFLPEPLVGIVEDGNDEMPPLYGFVKPAKTIGRMKAFHGHFGGGFVRSFTYIAMHGPDGLKDIAQYAVLNANYLQARLRDHYHIPFDRICMHEFVAEGQFEGSDVRALDISKRLMDYNFHPPTNYFPLIVHEALMIEPTETENKDTLDAFADAMIQIAKEAKSTPEIVRSAPNNTQFGRMDEVKAARELVLCCWLPEGYDLSA, from the coding sequence ATGGTTAGCAATAGCAGCGCTTCGTCTGCGGGACTGACGAACACAGTCCCTCCGCTCAGCGCGAAGATAGTGGAGCCGACGATCTTCGACTTATCCTCGCCCGGACGAGTCGGCGTGCGGATGCCCGAATCAGACGTCCCTGCGGCTGAATCGCCTCCTCCGCATTTGCTGCGCTCCGAACTGCCGCTTCCCGAACTTGCGGAGGTGGACGTTGTCCGCCATTACGTCCGACTCTCAAAATTTAATTACAGCGTCGACGGCGGATTTTATCCGCTTGGCTCATGCACGATGAAATACAACCCGAAGATCAACGAAGACACGTGCCGACTGCCAGGCTTCGTGTTCACGCATCCACTGCAACCTGTTGAGACCGTGCAAGGCAATCTCGCGTTGATGTATCAGTTGCAGGAAATGTTGAAAGAGATTTCGGGATTCGCGGGCGTGACGTTGCAACCCGCCGCGGGCGCGCACGGAGAATTTACGGGCGTGTTGATGATGCGCGCGTATCATAAATCGCGCGGCGACGATAAGCGCGTGAAGATGCTCATCCCCGACGCGGCGCATGGGACGAACCCCGCGTCTGTTGGAATGATGGGCATGACGGTTGTGACGATCCCCTCCGATGAGCGCGGCAATGTTGATCTGAAAAAATTGGAAGAGGCGTGCGACGATACCGTCGTCGGCATGATGCTCACCAACCCGAACACGCTCGGCATGTTCGATGAACATATCGAGAAGGTGATCGCGCTCGTGCATGGATGCGGCGGTTTGATGTATGGTGACGGCGCGAACTTGAATCCGTTGCTCGGCATCGTCCGCCCTGGCGACTTGGGCTTCGACGTGATGCACTTCAACTTGCATAAAACGTTTGCCGTACCGCATGGCGGCGGCGGACCTGGCGTCGGTCCTGTTGGAGTCGGTCCCAAACTCGTAGACTTTTTGCCTGAGCCTTTGGTTGGAATCGTCGAAGATGGCAATGATGAAATGCCTCCGCTGTATGGATTCGTCAAGCCTGCGAAGACGATCGGTCGCATGAAAGCCTTCCACGGACATTTCGGCGGCGGCTTCGTCCGTTCGTTCACCTACATCGCCATGCACGGACCCGATGGACTCAAAGACATCGCGCAATACGCCGTGTTGAACGCCAACTATCTGCAAGCAAGGTTGCGCGACCATTATCACATCCCGTTTGACCGCATCTGCATGCACGAGTTCGTGGCAGAGGGACAATTTGAAGGAAGCGATGTGCGCGCGCTGGACATCTCCAAACGACTGATGGATTACAACTTCCACCCGCCCACAAACTACTTCCCGCTCATCGTCCACGAAGCGTTGATGATTGAGCCGACCGAGACCGAGAACAAAGACACGCTCGATGCCTTCGCCGACGCGATGATCCAGATCGCCAAGGAAGCGAAGTCTACGCCTGAGATCGTCAGGTCCGCGCCGAATAATACGCAGTTCGGGCGCATGGATGAGGTCAAAGCGGCGAGGGAGTTGGTGTTGTGTTGCTGGTTGCCTGAGGGGTATGATTTGAGCGCGTGA
- the gcvPA gene encoding aminomethyl-transferring glycine dehydrogenase subunit GcvPA codes for MTYIPISPHERDEMLATVGVKSLDDLFDAVPAKHRFPKLDLPPAWTEMEALEELSNIASANENVRGDLISFLGAGMYHHYIPSVIDHMLRRGEFYTAYTPYQPEISQGTLQAIFEYQSLMAALTGMDVSNASHYDGATATAEAVNLANAQFRGKRKKVVISPTVHPQYRAVIRTYTQGMDMHLVGDEADAELDTDPSDLLAHVGEDTCLVIVQYPDFFGRVYDYKKFIDDVHAKGALVCVVANPTALALFKTPGEMGADIVVGDGQPLGIPMWFGGPSVGFFTTRKQYVHKMAGRLIGETVDNKGQRAYVLTLTAREQHIKRERATSNICTNQGLLALASAIYLSVLGKNGLKQVANLCYQKAHYAASELSKLKGYKVSSETFFHEFVLECPQPASEVNAHLLEHGILGGYDLSQDYPSHKNHLLVAVTEMNSKEEIDTLVEVLSEVKHG; via the coding sequence ATGACATATATTCCCATAAGCCCCCACGAACGCGATGAGATGCTCGCAACAGTCGGCGTTAAATCGCTCGACGATTTGTTCGATGCCGTGCCTGCCAAACATCGCTTCCCCAAACTTGACCTGCCTCCCGCGTGGACAGAAATGGAAGCGTTGGAGGAACTGTCCAACATTGCCAGCGCCAACGAGAATGTGCGCGGCGATCTGATCTCGTTCCTCGGCGCGGGCATGTATCATCACTACATCCCGTCGGTGATCGATCACATGTTGAGGCGCGGAGAATTTTATACCGCGTACACGCCGTACCAGCCCGAAATTTCACAAGGCACGTTGCAAGCCATCTTCGAATATCAATCGTTGATGGCGGCGTTGACAGGCATGGACGTGTCGAACGCGTCGCACTACGACGGCGCGACTGCCACTGCCGAAGCGGTGAACTTGGCGAACGCGCAATTCCGCGGCAAACGCAAGAAGGTGGTCATCTCCCCCACTGTGCATCCGCAATACCGCGCGGTGATCCGCACGTACACGCAAGGCATGGACATGCACCTCGTCGGCGATGAAGCGGACGCGGAACTCGATACCGATCCGAGCGATCTGCTCGCACATGTTGGCGAGGATACGTGTCTCGTCATCGTGCAGTACCCCGACTTCTTCGGGCGCGTGTACGATTATAAAAAATTCATTGATGATGTTCACGCAAAGGGCGCATTGGTTTGTGTGGTTGCAAACCCGACCGCGCTGGCGTTATTCAAAACACCCGGCGAAATGGGCGCGGACATTGTCGTGGGCGATGGTCAGCCGCTGGGAATCCCGATGTGGTTCGGCGGACCCAGCGTCGGATTTTTCACGACGCGCAAGCAATACGTCCACAAAATGGCGGGACGCTTGATCGGCGAAACGGTGGACAACAAAGGTCAACGCGCGTATGTGCTGACTCTCACCGCGCGCGAGCAACACATCAAACGCGAACGCGCCACGTCGAACATCTGCACCAATCAAGGCTTGCTCGCGCTGGCGTCTGCGATCTACCTCAGCGTGCTCGGCAAAAACGGATTGAAGCAGGTAGCAAATCTTTGTTATCAAAAAGCGCATTACGCCGCGAGCGAATTGAGCAAACTCAAAGGCTATAAAGTTTCGTCCGAAACATTCTTCCACGAGTTTGTGTTGGAATGTCCGCAGCCCGCCAGCGAGGTCAACGCGCATTTGCTCGAACACGGCATCCTCGGCGGATACGATCTGAGTCAGGATTATCCCTCGCACAAAAATCATTTGCTGGTTGCCGTCACCGAGATGAATTCAAAAGAAGAAATTGACACGCTCGTTGAGGTGCTGTCGGAGGTGAAACATGGTTAG
- the gcvH gene encoding glycine cleavage system protein GcvH yields MNTPSNLKYAKSDEWFDPASGKVGITDYAQNQLSDIVFVEILVEAGEEIAAGKPIASVESVKASSEIYAPASGKVAAVNKDLANKPETINTDAFGAAWMIQLEGATAGDLMDAAAYEKHCEERSH; encoded by the coding sequence ATGAACACCCCTTCCAATTTGAAATATGCAAAGTCCGATGAATGGTTCGACCCCGCGAGCGGGAAAGTGGGCATCACCGACTACGCCCAAAACCAACTCTCCGATATCGTCTTCGTGGAGATCCTGGTCGAAGCAGGAGAAGAGATCGCGGCGGGCAAGCCAATCGCTTCGGTGGAGTCGGTGAAAGCCTCATCGGAGATTTATGCACCCGCCAGCGGAAAAGTCGCGGCGGTGAACAAAGACCTCGCCAACAAGCCCGAGACCATCAACACCGATGCTTTTGGCGCGGCGTGGATGATCCAGCTCGAAGGCGCGACCGCGGGCGACCTGATGGACGCGGCGGCGTATGAGAAGCATTGTGAGGAGAGAAGTCATTAG
- a CDS encoding DUF4013 domain-containing protein: protein MNIGKSFSYAFDDKQWISKLGLGALVTVIPIVNFAWTGYMVAIIRNVMNNSPEPLPTWDDFGKKLTDGLLLTVATIVYSLPIIIVFCLPMSFMIVPAILSGNADMQGLAEAVAGLGTALFFCLLCVFVVYSLALSVIFPAILVIFAREGTLASCFKFREVFELISKNSTPFLTAWGVSIGASIGVSLIVSTAQFVLNFIPCLGQVAAFILAFGIIVYTTAIYGHLFGQFGNIAYGQNQAMTQG, encoded by the coding sequence ATGAACATCGGCAAATCATTTTCATACGCATTCGACGACAAGCAATGGATCAGCAAACTCGGCTTGGGCGCGTTGGTTACTGTCATTCCCATCGTCAACTTTGCCTGGACGGGGTACATGGTCGCCATCATCCGTAACGTGATGAACAACTCGCCCGAACCCCTGCCCACGTGGGACGACTTCGGCAAAAAACTGACCGACGGTTTGCTATTGACCGTGGCAACTATTGTATACTCCCTGCCGATCATTATCGTGTTCTGCCTGCCGATGAGCTTTATGATCGTGCCAGCCATCCTCTCCGGGAACGCAGATATGCAAGGGCTTGCGGAAGCAGTCGCCGGGTTGGGAACCGCGTTGTTTTTCTGTCTCCTGTGCGTGTTCGTGGTCTACTCGCTGGCTCTTTCGGTGATCTTCCCCGCCATTCTTGTGATCTTCGCCCGCGAAGGGACGCTCGCCTCATGCTTCAAATTCCGCGAGGTGTTTGAACTCATCAGCAAAAACTCAACTCCCTTCCTCACGGCATGGGGCGTGAGCATCGGCGCGAGCATCGGCGTGAGTCTCATCGTCAGCACGGCGCAATTTGTTCTGAATTTCATCCCCTGCCTTGGTCAAGTCGCCGCGTTCATCCTCGCTTTTGGGATCATCGTATACACCACCGCCATCTACGGTCATTTGTTTGGTCAATTTGGCAACATTGCGTATGGGCAAAATCAAGCAATGACTCAAGGCTAA
- a CDS encoding methionyl-tRNA formyltransferase has protein sequence MIKIVFMGSPEFALPSLRALAGAYNVVGVVTQPDRASGRGREVKMPPVKTLALELGLPIMQPEKLRAPEAMDQLRAWSPELIVVAAFGQILKQDVLDLPRYGCLNIHASLLPRWRGAAPINAAILHGDEESGVTIMKMDAGLDTGAMLAKRAIRLSSDGTAGSVTDALSHLGADLLIETLPRWIAGEIQPEPQDDSLSTYAPMMKKDDGRLDFARDVNELERQVRALNPWPGAFMEFDGAILKIHRAHVRQTSSLAVELVKNAEVGQRLTQANQPAVGARGGVLILDEVQPAGKKSMSGKSFLAGARHWA, from the coding sequence ATGATAAAAATCGTCTTCATGGGGTCGCCCGAATTTGCGTTGCCGAGCCTGCGCGCGCTGGCGGGCGCGTACAACGTGGTGGGCGTGGTCACACAACCCGACCGCGCCTCCGGGCGTGGGCGCGAGGTGAAGATGCCTCCCGTCAAAACGCTCGCGCTCGAGTTGGGACTCCCGATCATGCAACCCGAAAAGTTGCGCGCGCCCGAAGCGATGGATCAACTCCGCGCGTGGTCGCCCGAACTCATCGTCGTTGCCGCGTTCGGTCAAATTCTCAAACAAGATGTTCTTGACTTACCGCGCTACGGATGCCTCAACATCCACGCCTCGTTACTTCCGCGTTGGCGCGGCGCGGCTCCCATCAACGCCGCGATTTTGCATGGGGATGAAGAGTCGGGCGTGACCATCATGAAAATGGATGCGGGACTCGACACCGGCGCGATGCTGGCGAAACGCGCAATACGCCTCTCTTCCGACGGGACGGCTGGTTCAGTCACCGACGCGTTATCTCACCTTGGAGCCGACTTGCTCATCGAGACTCTTCCGCGCTGGATCGCCGGCGAAATTCAACCAGAGCCGCAAGACGATTCACTGTCAACGTACGCGCCGATGATGAAAAAGGATGATGGACGACTCGACTTCGCGCGCGATGTGAACGAACTTGAAAGACAAGTCCGCGCGTTGAACCCGTGGCCCGGCGCGTTCATGGAATTCGATGGGGCGATTTTAAAAATCCATCGCGCGCACGTACGCCAAACTTCCAGTTTGGCTGTTGAACTTGTGAAAAACGCCGAGGTAGGGCAGAGGCTGACGCAGGCGAACCAGCCCGCCGTCGGCGCGAGAGGCGGGGTTCTCATCCTGGATGAGGTACAGCCCGCTGGGAAAAAATCCATGAGCGGGAAGTCGTTTCTTGCGGGCGCGCGTCATTGGGCGTGA
- a CDS encoding aquaporin: protein MFNAKVFVAELIGTFALVFIGAGAAISGFGGLVGVALAHGFVIATFVYAYAHISGAHFNPAVTFGLALNGTVRWGEALYYWAAQFLGAAIAAFSLNLFVGNIGVNGIQEGATIGLLTSPSPFIAMAVEAVLTFFLVNMVLHGMVAGKAGSFAGLAIGLTVTFAILAGGPMSGASLNPARSFGPAIFSTSIDLENPDLANWIFYVAYFVGPLLGSAAAVGVFKFLNSGGVEAVKTPPKKK, encoded by the coding sequence ATGTTCAATGCAAAAGTGTTTGTGGCTGAATTGATCGGCACGTTTGCGCTGGTGTTCATCGGCGCGGGCGCGGCAATCTCTGGCTTTGGCGGTTTGGTGGGGGTGGCGCTGGCGCACGGATTTGTGATCGCAACGTTTGTGTACGCGTACGCTCATATCTCGGGCGCGCATTTCAACCCCGCGGTGACGTTCGGACTCGCGCTCAACGGCACGGTCCGGTGGGGCGAGGCGTTGTATTATTGGGCGGCGCAATTTCTTGGGGCGGCGATTGCGGCATTTTCGCTGAATCTGTTTGTGGGGAATATCGGCGTGAACGGCATTCAAGAAGGCGCCACGATCGGTTTGCTCACCAGCCCTTCGCCGTTCATTGCCATGGCGGTTGAAGCGGTGTTGACCTTCTTCCTCGTCAACATGGTGTTGCATGGCATGGTGGCGGGCAAGGCGGGTTCGTTTGCCGGTTTGGCGATCGGTCTTACCGTGACGTTTGCCATCCTCGCCGGCGGACCGATGAGCGGCGCCTCGCTCAACCCGGCGCGTTCGTTCGGTCCCGCGATCTTTTCCACCTCCATCGATCTGGAGAATCCCGATCTTGCAAATTGGATCTTTTATGTGGCGTACTTCGTTGGTCCGTTGCTGGGGTCGGCGGCGGCGGTGGGTGTGTTCAAGTTTTTGAATAGCGGCGGCGTGGAAGCCGTAAAGACGCCGCCAAAGAAGAAATGA
- the glpK gene encoding glycerol kinase GlpK, giving the protein MAKYVAAIDQGTTSTRFIVFDHGGNVVSVAQKEHKQIFPKPGWVEHDPLEIWRNTLEVTERGLKSAHLQPADLAAIGITNQRETTIVWDKHTGKPVYNAIVWQDTRTDEIIKKLARAERRSERSDSGDEDRSRSAGGQNRFRKKTGLPLATYFSGPKIKWILDNVQGAKAKAKRGDLLFGTIDSWLIWNLTGEHVTDVTNASRTLLMNLKTLDWDEEILKVMGIPRAMLPTIKSSSEIYGYVNARGGVLAAGDGGESNLLHGIPVSGDLGDQQAALFGQTCFKAGEAKNTYGTGCFMLLNTGEKPVQSKAGLLTTLGYKIGNRKAVYALEGSIAIAGALVQWLRDNLGLIQSSPEVEALAKSVEDNGGIYFVPAFSGLYAPYWKSDARGVIVGMTRYVNKGHIARAVLEATAYQTREVLDAMEKDSGVKLTSLKVDGGMVFNELLMQFQSDILNVPVVRPKVAETTSLGAAYAAGLAVGFWKDFDELKNNWGRDKQWNPSMDSKGRKTLYSGWKKAVTRTFNWME; this is encoded by the coding sequence ATGGCAAAATACGTCGCGGCGATTGACCAAGGGACGACCAGTACGCGTTTCATTGTTTTCGATCATGGCGGGAATGTGGTTTCTGTCGCCCAAAAAGAGCACAAACAAATTTTCCCGAAGCCCGGCTGGGTGGAGCATGATCCGCTGGAGATTTGGAGGAATACGCTTGAAGTGACGGAGCGCGGACTTAAGTCCGCACACCTTCAACCCGCTGACCTTGCCGCCATTGGAATCACAAACCAACGCGAGACAACTATCGTGTGGGACAAACACACCGGCAAGCCCGTCTACAACGCCATCGTCTGGCAAGACACGCGGACGGATGAGATCATCAAGAAATTGGCTCGCGCTGAGCGGAGGTCTGAGCGAAGCGATAGCGGAGACGAAGACCGAAGTCGAAGCGCGGGCGGACAGAATCGCTTTCGGAAGAAAACAGGTCTCCCGCTTGCCACGTATTTCTCGGGTCCAAAAATAAAATGGATTTTGGATAACGTGCAAGGCGCAAAGGCGAAAGCCAAACGAGGGGACTTGTTGTTTGGGACGATTGACTCGTGGTTGATCTGGAATCTCACAGGTGAGCACGTCACCGATGTGACAAATGCCTCGCGTACCTTGTTGATGAATCTCAAGACCTTGGATTGGGATGAGGAGATTCTCAAAGTAATGGGCATCCCGCGCGCGATGTTGCCGACGATCAAATCGTCGTCGGAAATTTATGGATATGTAAATGCTCGAGGCGGCGTCCTCGCCGCCGGGGACGGCGGCGAGAGCAATTTATTACACGGCATCCCTGTCTCTGGCGATCTCGGCGATCAACAAGCCGCATTGTTCGGTCAAACCTGTTTCAAAGCAGGCGAGGCGAAGAACACCTATGGCACAGGTTGTTTCATGCTGTTGAACACCGGCGAGAAACCCGTGCAGAGCAAAGCGGGATTGCTCACCACGTTGGGATACAAAATTGGAAACCGCAAAGCCGTCTACGCGCTCGAAGGTTCGATTGCGATCGCGGGCGCGTTGGTTCAGTGGCTGAGAGACAACCTAGGGTTGATTCAGTCGTCCCCGGAGGTGGAAGCGTTGGCGAAGTCCGTCGAGGATAACGGCGGAATCTATTTCGTCCCTGCGTTCAGCGGACTCTATGCCCCATATTGGAAATCCGACGCGCGCGGCGTGATCGTCGGGATGACGCGCTACGTCAACAAAGGTCACATTGCCCGTGCCGTGCTCGAAGCGACCGCCTATCAAACGCGCGAAGTACTCGATGCGATGGAAAAAGATTCGGGCGTGAAATTAACATCGCTAAAAGTGGACGGCGGTATGGTGTTCAACGAACTGCTCATGCAATTTCAATCGGATATTTTGAACGTGCCAGTGGTGCGACCCAAAGTAGCGGAGACCACGTCGCTCGGCGCGGCATACGCGGCGGGACTCGCCGTCGGCTTTTGGAAGGATTTCGACGAGCTCAAAAACAACTGGGGACGCGACAAACAATGGAATCCCTCAATGGACTCGAAAGGACGAAAGACGTTATACTCGGGTTGGAAGAAAGCGGTGACACGAACTTTTAACTGGATGGAATAA
- a CDS encoding glycerol-3-phosphate dehydrogenase/oxidase, which produces MDVLLVERGDFCSGASSASSHMAHGGIRYLENGEFRLVREAVRERNLMLQNAPHIVKPLPTAIPIFKRFSGLLNAPLKFFGWLDKPSERGSLVIKIGLMFYDAFTGKQHTVPRHQFFSRKKSLAKWNQINPEIVNTAVYYDGAITNPERLGVEMILDAEAENVNARALNYVSMVGGAENTIILRDELTDETYDVHPQLVINAAGAWIDSTNKKLGVSTNFIGGAKGSHIVVDHPELRAAIGDHEFFFENDDGRIVLIFPLFDKVLIGTSDIPIENPEEARCTEDEVDYFLRMTKRVFPDLDLTRQRIVYRYSGVRPLPRSTAKTVSQISRDHTIEVLSGDWTNLTFPVFSLVGGKWTSFRAFGEQAADKALAYLGLTRKRDTRSMPIGGGRGYERDVLEPNRQMGSLFAWTGVSQERLKILFERYGTRAETIATYINSGTDSTLKSLPDYSFREIAYLVQHEKIIHLDDFLLRRSMLAMLGRLTREMILELTHTLGDILGWDGEQKKAEAARALSILADRHEVRL; this is translated from the coding sequence GTGGATGTTTTGCTCGTCGAGCGCGGGGATTTTTGTTCGGGCGCGTCGTCTGCCTCTTCGCACATGGCGCACGGCGGGATTCGTTATCTTGAAAACGGGGAGTTCCGTCTCGTGCGCGAAGCCGTGCGCGAGCGCAACCTCATGTTGCAGAACGCGCCGCATATCGTCAAGCCCCTTCCCACTGCCATTCCCATTTTCAAACGATTCTCAGGTCTGCTCAATGCGCCGCTAAAATTTTTTGGCTGGCTCGATAAACCCAGCGAGCGCGGCTCGCTCGTTATCAAGATCGGTTTGATGTTCTACGATGCGTTCACCGGCAAACAGCACACGGTTCCCCGTCATCAATTTTTCTCGCGCAAGAAATCGCTTGCCAAATGGAATCAGATCAACCCAGAGATCGTCAACACGGCTGTGTATTATGACGGCGCGATCACCAACCCCGAACGGCTCGGCGTTGAAATGATCCTCGACGCCGAAGCAGAAAACGTAAACGCGCGCGCGCTCAATTACGTCAGCATGGTGGGCGGCGCGGAGAACACGATCATCCTGCGCGACGAGCTCACCGACGAAACCTACGACGTTCACCCGCAGCTTGTCATCAACGCGGCGGGCGCGTGGATCGACTCGACCAACAAAAAACTCGGCGTGTCCACGAACTTCATCGGCGGCGCGAAAGGTTCGCACATCGTTGTGGATCATCCCGAACTCCGCGCCGCGATCGGCGACCACGAATTTTTCTTCGAGAACGACGACGGTCGCATCGTGTTGATCTTTCCGCTGTTCGATAAAGTCCTCATCGGCACGTCCGACATCCCCATCGAGAATCCCGAAGAAGCGCGATGCACCGAAGACGAAGTGGATTATTTTTTGCGGATGACGAAACGCGTCTTCCCGGACCTCGACCTGACTCGCCAGCGCATCGTTTATCGCTACTCCGGTGTTCGTCCGCTCCCGCGCTCCACCGCGAAGACGGTCAGCCAAATCTCGCGCGACCACACAATTGAAGTTTTGAGCGGCGACTGGACCAACCTCACTTTCCCGGTCTTCTCCCTCGTCGGCGGCAAGTGGACATCTTTCCGCGCGTTCGGCGAACAAGCGGCGGATAAAGCCCTCGCGTATCTCGGTCTCACGCGCAAACGCGACACGCGCTCCATGCCCATCGGCGGCGGGCGCGGTTATGAACGCGATGTTCTGGAACCGAATCGGCAAATGGGAAGTCTCTTCGCATGGACGGGCGTTTCGCAAGAACGGCTGAAAATCTTGTTCGAGCGTTACGGCACGCGCGCCGAAACTATCGCCACCTACATCAACAGCGGCACCGACTCCACCCTCAAGTCACTGCCCGATTATTCCTTCCGCGAAATTGCGTATCTCGTCCAGCACGAAAAGATCATTCACCTCGATGATTTCCTGCTGAGGCGATCCATGCTTGCCATGCTGGGACGGTTAACGCGCGAGATGATCCTCGAACTCACGCATACGCTGGGCGACATCCTCGGCTGGGACGGCGAGCAGAAAAAAGCCGAAGCGGCGCGCGCCCTGTCCATTTTGGCGGACAGGCACGAGGTCCGGTTATGA
- a CDS encoding glycosyltransferase family 2 protein produces MNISIVVPVYRGEALIESLVERLAKSLPAFSKKYEVLLVNDGSPDNSWDVIQKLARKYKWVRGIRLMRNYGQHNATLCGVRAAQYEITITMDQDLQHPPEEIPILLKQLENGFDVVYGAPKKLPQGFLRNAMTENIKRILARVMGVPSVKNISAFRAFRTELRNAFTNFQSPTLIIDVLLSWGTSRFTSVSVEIEKPEERSNYRFSALVKAALLILTGYSTAPLRLASWIGFLMTVFGLGVFMYVVVISFMEGGIPGFPFLASIIALFSGAQLFALGIFGEYLARMFDRSMDRPTYIIHETVGK; encoded by the coding sequence ATGAATATTTCCATTGTCGTCCCCGTCTATCGCGGCGAAGCGTTGATCGAGTCGCTTGTCGAACGATTGGCGAAATCCCTGCCCGCGTTTTCAAAAAAATATGAAGTGTTGCTCGTGAACGATGGCAGTCCCGACAATAGCTGGGATGTGATCCAAAAACTCGCGCGTAAATACAAGTGGGTGAGGGGCATCCGCCTGATGCGAAATTATGGACAGCATAACGCCACCCTCTGCGGAGTTCGCGCCGCTCAATATGAAATTACGATCACGATGGATCAGGACTTGCAGCATCCGCCCGAAGAGATTCCCATTTTGTTGAAACAACTCGAAAACGGATTCGACGTGGTCTACGGCGCGCCGAAAAAACTGCCGCAGGGATTCTTGCGCAACGCGATGACCGAGAACATCAAACGAATTCTTGCGCGGGTGATGGGCGTCCCGTCTGTGAAAAACATATCCGCCTTCCGCGCCTTTCGCACCGAGTTGCGCAACGCCTTCACGAACTTTCAAAGCCCCACGTTGATCATCGATGTGTTGCTCTCATGGGGCACGTCGCGCTTTACATCGGTTTCCGTTGAGATCGAAAAACCCGAAGAACGTTCGAACTACAGGTTTTCCGCGCTGGTGAAAGCCGCGTTGTTGATTCTCACCGGCTACAGCACTGCGCCCCTGCGCCTGGCAAGTTGGATCGGATTCTTGATGACCGTGTTTGGGCTGGGCGTGTTCATGTATGTGGTCGTCATTTCATTTATGGAGGGCGGCATCCCGGGCTTCCCGTTTCTTGCCTCCATCATTGCGTTATTCAGCGGCGCCCAATTATTCGCGCTGGGAATCTTCGGCGAATATCTGGCGCGCATGTTCGACCGTAGTATGGATCGTCCCACGTACATCATTCACGAGACGGTAGGGAAATGA